A single window of Sneathiella limimaris DNA harbors:
- the chrA gene encoding chromate efflux transporter, protein MTSAAPETDLHPSFKDQWLVFGQIGLQSFGGPAAQISLMHKLLVDDRKWLSENRFLNALNYCMLLPGPEAMQLATYAGWRVAGISGGLIAGLLFVLPGAAFMLALALIYSFYGTLPLIATLFLGIKAAVLVIVLEALLKVSKKALKSAAHWGVAGFAFIAIFFLQIPFPFIILAAALLGFFAFRNAHPVESHSQTPALSRFYSVKIIGFGLLIWFGPLLLLSLLPGTHLLTEIGIFFSKLAVVTFGGAYAVLAYMSQDVVSTYGWLTTGEMMDGLGLAETTPGPLILVTEFVAFLSAFKAEGLLSALVATVVCLWVTFVPCFIWIFAGAPYLERITSHPRLNGAFSAVTATVVGVILNLSVWFAQHVLFQTLETKDKGLITLLQPQFTTLQLDVVTLVLLNLIMLFFLKWKIGTMLLLSAGAAWVISFIPNLLA, encoded by the coding sequence ATGACCTCAGCTGCGCCAGAAACTGACTTGCATCCAAGCTTCAAAGACCAATGGCTTGTCTTTGGACAAATCGGTCTGCAGTCCTTTGGCGGGCCTGCAGCGCAAATCTCGCTAATGCATAAATTACTGGTGGATGATCGCAAATGGCTGAGTGAAAACCGGTTTCTGAACGCCCTTAATTACTGCATGCTTTTGCCAGGGCCTGAGGCCATGCAATTGGCAACCTACGCCGGTTGGCGGGTTGCCGGAATATCTGGCGGACTGATTGCAGGACTGTTGTTTGTCCTTCCGGGTGCCGCCTTCATGCTGGCGCTCGCACTCATCTACAGCTTCTATGGAACGCTTCCCCTGATTGCGACACTATTTCTGGGGATCAAAGCTGCGGTCCTTGTCATCGTACTCGAAGCCCTCCTGAAGGTCTCCAAAAAAGCCCTGAAATCAGCGGCCCACTGGGGTGTTGCAGGGTTTGCCTTTATTGCCATTTTCTTCCTGCAAATCCCCTTTCCCTTTATCATTCTGGCGGCCGCCCTTCTTGGCTTTTTCGCCTTTCGAAATGCCCATCCGGTGGAGTCTCATTCTCAAACACCCGCTCTGTCCCGTTTCTACAGCGTGAAAATTATCGGCTTTGGGCTTCTCATTTGGTTTGGACCTCTGCTGCTGCTCAGTCTTCTACCCGGCACCCATTTACTGACCGAAATCGGAATTTTTTTCTCAAAACTCGCGGTGGTTACCTTTGGCGGCGCCTACGCTGTGCTCGCCTATATGAGCCAGGATGTGGTCAGCACATATGGCTGGCTAACCACGGGTGAAATGATGGATGGGCTGGGGCTTGCAGAAACGACACCCGGCCCACTCATCCTTGTAACCGAGTTTGTGGCCTTTCTCTCTGCCTTCAAGGCTGAGGGTCTGTTGAGCGCGCTCGTCGCCACAGTGGTTTGTCTATGGGTGACTTTTGTGCCCTGCTTTATCTGGATTTTCGCAGGCGCCCCTTATCTGGAGCGGATCACATCCCACCCGCGTCTTAACGGGGCGTTTTCTGCAGTTACCGCAACTGTGGTCGGCGTCATCCTGAACTTGTCGGTGTGGTTTGCACAGCATGTCCTTTTTCAGACGCTGGAAACAAAAGACAAAGGCCTGATCACCCTCTTGCAACCACAGTTTACAACCCTGCAACTGGATGTGGTCACGTTAGTTCTTCTCAACTTGATCATGCTGTTTTTCCTCAAGTGGAAAATCGGCACCATGCTTCTTCTTTCAGCGGGTGCTGCCTGGGTCATTTCCTTTATCCCAAATCTCCTCGCCTGA